Proteins encoded in a region of the Desulfobacterales bacterium genome:
- a CDS encoding TetR/AcrR family transcriptional regulator yields the protein MLYKEFKKNMTLSLEAICLDIFNDDENSIKIKNQKIGVKKLGKIIDAALKLSNEKGFHAMSLRELCKESGLSMGGLYAYIESKDELLNVIQDHGRRILLKTMTENLTNINDPLEKLEAAIRLHLYLSEMMQAWFFFSYMETRFFNKEEKKTAKNSELFTEKIFHDILNEGCFHGVFTLEDPLLTASVLKAMLQDWYLKRWKYQERDISVEKYAEVIISWIKAFAGVKLDN from the coding sequence ATGCTCTATAAAGAATTTAAAAAAAATATGACTCTGTCTTTAGAAGCAATTTGTCTTGATATTTTTAATGATGATGAGAATTCCATCAAAATAAAAAATCAAAAAATTGGCGTAAAAAAACTTGGTAAAATTATTGATGCGGCATTAAAGCTCAGTAATGAAAAAGGATTTCATGCTATGAGTCTTAGAGAATTATGCAAAGAAAGCGGTTTGAGTATGGGCGGGTTATATGCTTATATTGAAAGTAAAGATGAACTTTTGAATGTAATTCAAGACCATGGTCGCAGGATCTTGTTAAAAACTATGACGGAAAATTTGACGAATATTAATGATCCGCTTGAAAAATTAGAAGCAGCAATACGATTGCATTTATATTTAAGCGAAATGATGCAGGCATGGTTTTTCTTTTCATATATGGAAACCCGTTTTTTTAACAAGGAGGAAAAAAAGACCGCAAAAAACAGCGAACTTTTCACAGAAAAAATATTCCACGATATTTTAAATGAAGGTTGCTTCCATGGCGTGTTTACGTTAGAAGATCCTCTTTTGACAGCATCAGTATTGAAAGCCATGCTACAAGACTGGTATTTAAAAAGATGGAAATATCAAGAACGTGATATTTCGGTTGAAAAATATGCGGAGGTTATAATTTCTTGGATTAAGGCATTTGCTGGAGTCAAACTGGACAATTAA
- a CDS encoding phosphotransferase family protein yields the protein MNHIDAPKNIRQGEELNISKVETYLKDVLPNLDGDIYIKQFPSGFSNLTYLVTIGQKEFILRRPPIGKKAKTAHDMKREYNILKALKPAFPYAPEPILYSENLEIMGCPFYLMERIKGIILRKNFPDGLILDKKDIKNLCKNLISVFSKLHNLDYHKCGLSDFGKPEGYVNRQVDGWSKRYRDARTDDVPDFERVMAWLKENMPEDNLKSSIIHNDYKFDNVVLNPANPSEIIGVIDWEMATIGDPIMDLGASLAYWVNHDDSEEIKLIRTLPTTTHGMLSRKEMVALYQEISGSKIDSFGFYLCFGLFRLAVIAQQIYYRYYHGQTKDERFKMLGFAVNILEKAALNVIKTGNY from the coding sequence ATGAACCACATTGACGCTCCTAAGAATATACGTCAAGGTGAAGAATTGAATATATCTAAGGTAGAAACGTATTTAAAAGATGTTCTTCCTAACCTTGATGGAGACATTTATATCAAACAATTTCCGAGCGGATTTTCTAATCTGACTTATTTAGTCACTATTGGCCAGAAAGAATTTATACTACGCAGACCTCCAATCGGAAAAAAAGCCAAAACTGCTCACGATATGAAACGAGAATATAATATTCTTAAAGCTTTAAAGCCTGCTTTTCCTTATGCGCCAGAACCAATTCTATACTCTGAAAATTTAGAAATAATGGGATGTCCTTTTTATTTGATGGAACGAATTAAAGGTATAATCCTTAGAAAAAATTTTCCAGATGGCCTTATTCTGGATAAAAAAGACATCAAAAATTTATGCAAAAATTTGATATCCGTATTTAGCAAACTTCACAATTTAGATTATCACAAATGTGGCTTAAGCGATTTCGGAAAGCCTGAAGGTTATGTTAATCGCCAAGTGGACGGTTGGAGTAAACGTTATCGTGATGCAAGAACGGATGATGTTCCTGACTTTGAAAGGGTAATGGCTTGGTTAAAAGAAAATATGCCTGAAGATAATCTAAAATCATCTATAATCCATAATGACTATAAATTTGATAATGTTGTTTTGAATCCAGCAAATCCATCTGAAATTATCGGTGTAATAGATTGGGAAATGGCTACAATAGGAGATCCAATCATGGATCTGGGAGCGTCATTGGCATATTGGGTAAATCATGATGACTCTGAAGAAATAAAACTAATTCGAACGTTACCTACTACTACTCACGGAATGCTATCGCGTAAGGAAATGGTAGCTCTTTATCAGGAAATTTCAGGCTCAAAGATTGATTCCTTTGGTTTTTATCTATGCTTTGGATTGTTCCGTTTAGCTGTTATCGCTCAGCAGATTTATTACCGATATTATCATGGTCAGACGAAGGATGAACGATTCAAAATGCTTGGTTTTGCGGTAAATATTCTTGAAAAAGCGGCTTTAAATGTTATTAAAACAGGTAATTATTAA
- a CDS encoding 3-hydroxyacyl-CoA dehydrogenase codes for MKIDDIKRILVLGSGTMGHQIGFLCALHGYDVVIYDINKDVLEKAKGKIHKLADRFVKKKRLQIDQKEKVIQMISFSDNKKKAALDVDLITESVPEDPKLKAKIFNEFNALCPERTIFTTNTSTLIPSMIADATGRPEKFLALHFHDVYLSNVVDVMPHPGTSKETIEIVKGFAEKMDQVVITLKKENFGYVFNSMLSDLFKSALTLASNQVATVEDIDRSWMGVMSTPSGPFGLMDAIGLDTIWKIMDYWASVSKKEQHKRNAAFVKQYVDSGKLGTKTGEGFYHYPDPLFRKSDFIRGK; via the coding sequence ATGAAAATAGATGATATAAAACGGATATTAGTCTTAGGCTCAGGTACTATGGGGCATCAAATTGGCTTTTTATGCGCATTACATGGCTATGATGTTGTGATTTATGATATCAATAAAGATGTTTTGGAAAAAGCTAAGGGTAAAATTCATAAGCTCGCTGATCGTTTTGTCAAAAAGAAAAGATTACAAATAGATCAAAAGGAAAAGGTTATTCAGATGATTTCATTTTCAGATAATAAAAAAAAAGCCGCATTAGATGTTGATTTAATAACTGAATCAGTTCCTGAAGATCCAAAACTTAAAGCTAAAATATTTAATGAGTTTAATGCTCTTTGCCCCGAACGAACCATTTTTACAACAAATACATCTACGCTCATCCCTTCGATGATTGCTGATGCAACCGGAAGGCCTGAAAAATTTTTAGCTCTACATTTTCACGATGTATATTTATCAAATGTTGTAGATGTTATGCCACACCCCGGAACATCAAAGGAAACTATTGAGATTGTAAAGGGGTTTGCAGAAAAAATGGATCAAGTGGTAATAACGCTAAAAAAAGAAAATTTTGGATATGTATTTAACTCAATGTTAAGTGATCTCTTTAAATCTGCATTGACTTTAGCGTCAAATCAAGTAGCAACTGTTGAAGACATTGATCGTTCATGGATGGGAGTAATGTCAACACCGTCTGGACCTTTTGGTTTAATGGATGCTATCGGGTTGGATACAATTTGGAAAATTATGGATTATTGGGCATCAGTTTCAAAAAAAGAACAACATAAACGTAATGCTGCTTTTGTAAAACAGTACGTTGATAGTGGTAAACTGGGGACAAAAACAGGTGAAGGTTTTTATCATTACCCTGATCCTCTTTTTAGAAAATCAGATTTTATTAGAGGGAAATAA
- a CDS encoding iron-containing alcohol dehydrogenase: protein MWRLKKGYYRIYHKVMKFAVMVLPFPVPILLTGAGSVKKLAEKIKQKKLKNVLVVSDKVLMNLKIANGFLESLKQNGINYTIFDDVQPNPTIENVENGRKVYKENKCDGIVAFGGGSPIDCAKIIGARLSNPYMSVRRMKGLFKVFLPIPPFYCVPTTAGTGSETTVAAVITDASTHEKFAISDIKLIPKVAVLDPELMVGLPPHITSTTGMDALTHAVEAYIGLNGNKFTDDNAEKATKLIFENLEEVYKNGSNLKAREDMALASFYGGSAFTRAYVGYVHAIAHNMGGLYGVPHGLANAIILPYVLEFCRKDAEKKLADLAIVGGLGTRSESNEALSNKFIEKVKNMNKNMNIPTFIKELKEKDIPLIAKRALNEAHPDYPVPTIMTHQECEDLIRKLLPK from the coding sequence ATGTGGAGATTAAAAAAAGGATACTATCGGATATACCATAAGGTTATGAAATTTGCAGTTATGGTATTACCCTTTCCTGTACCTATTCTCTTAACTGGTGCTGGAAGTGTCAAGAAGCTTGCTGAAAAAATTAAACAAAAAAAACTCAAAAATGTTTTAGTTGTCAGTGACAAAGTTTTAATGAATTTAAAAATAGCGAATGGTTTTTTAGAATCACTTAAACAAAATGGCATTAATTACACGATTTTTGACGATGTTCAACCAAACCCAACCATTGAAAACGTTGAGAATGGTAGAAAAGTGTATAAAGAAAATAAATGTGATGGAATTGTTGCATTTGGTGGAGGCTCTCCAATTGATTGCGCTAAAATTATTGGAGCGCGACTTTCAAATCCATACATGTCTGTGCGAAGAATGAAGGGATTATTCAAAGTATTTTTACCAATACCTCCTTTTTATTGTGTTCCTACAACAGCCGGAACAGGTTCTGAAACAACAGTTGCTGCTGTTATTACCGATGCTTCAACCCATGAAAAATTTGCAATTAGCGATATAAAACTTATACCAAAAGTTGCTGTTCTTGATCCAGAATTGATGGTTGGTTTACCTCCACACATCACTTCAACTACAGGCATGGATGCTTTGACACACGCCGTTGAAGCATATATAGGTTTAAATGGCAATAAATTTACAGATGATAATGCTGAAAAAGCCACTAAATTAATATTTGAAAATCTTGAAGAAGTATATAAAAATGGTTCAAATTTAAAGGCTCGCGAGGATATGGCTCTTGCATCTTTTTATGGAGGATCAGCATTTACTAGAGCTTACGTAGGCTATGTACACGCTATTGCTCATAATATGGGTGGGCTTTACGGTGTACCACATGGATTAGCTAATGCTATTATTTTACCTTATGTTTTAGAATTTTGCCGTAAAGATGCTGAAAAAAAATTGGCAGACTTAGCTATTGTTGGTGGACTTGGCACAAGGTCTGAATCAAATGAAGCCTTGTCTAATAAATTCATTGAAAAAGTTAAAAACATGAATAAAAATATGAATATCCCAACCTTTATAAAAGAACTTAAGGAAAAAGATATTCCTTTAATAGCGAAACGCGCCTTAAATGAAGCACATCCTGATTATCCTGTGCCAACTATTATGACACATCAGGAATGTGAAGATCTCATCAGAAAACTCTTACCTAAATAA
- a CDS encoding GAK system ATP-grasp enzyme, translating to MPKIGVVGISGGWSSEKLVDTVSEMTEFKLLIDIKKLCLNLQTGEAFYNGQDISKLDALIIKKIGSRYSPSLLDRLELLRYLNENGLKIFSAPIKILRVLDRLSCTVTLYTGNIPVPPTIITEDMECALNTVEMYEEAVFKPLYTSKAKGMVVIKKGKDAQSKIEQFNQENKIMYIQKKINLNGQDLGVVFLGGKYITTYARSNESTSWNTTILSGGKYIPYDPSDKIIEIAYNAQKLFGLDFTCVDVAETKDGIYVFEVSAFGGFKGLETARNINAAKLYTEYVLKKISS from the coding sequence ATGCCTAAAATAGGTGTAGTTGGAATATCAGGCGGATGGTCATCTGAAAAACTTGTTGATACAGTTTCCGAAATGACTGAATTCAAACTTTTAATAGATATAAAAAAACTTTGCCTTAACCTTCAAACAGGAGAAGCTTTTTATAATGGTCAAGATATTTCTAAACTTGATGCCCTAATTATAAAAAAAATTGGCTCGCGATATTCGCCAAGTCTTTTAGACCGACTTGAACTATTGAGATATTTAAACGAAAATGGCCTTAAAATATTTTCTGCCCCAATAAAAATTCTTAGAGTTCTTGATAGATTAAGTTGTACCGTGACCCTTTATACCGGAAATATCCCTGTCCCTCCAACTATTATTACAGAAGATATGGAATGCGCTTTAAATACAGTTGAAATGTATGAGGAGGCGGTCTTTAAACCACTTTACACGTCAAAAGCAAAAGGAATGGTCGTTATAAAAAAAGGAAAAGATGCGCAAAGTAAAATAGAACAATTCAATCAAGAAAATAAAATTATGTATATCCAAAAAAAAATCAATCTGAACGGACAAGATTTAGGAGTAGTATTTTTAGGTGGAAAATATATAACTACTTATGCAAGAAGCAATGAAAGCACATCTTGGAATACGACAATCCTTTCAGGAGGTAAATATATACCCTACGACCCTTCTGATAAAATCATTGAAATAGCTTATAACGCTCAAAAACTTTTTGGTCTTGATTTTACCTGCGTAGACGTAGCTGAAACAAAAGATGGCATTTACGTATTTGAAGTCTCTGCTTTTGGAGGATTTAAAGGTTTGGAAACGGCAAGAAACATAAATGCAGCCAAACTTTATACAGAATACGTTTTAAAAAAAATATCTTCATGA